The DNA sequence TCTTAGATGGAtccctctctctttatttacaAGCAGGGATTTGTAACCGCTTATATATtggtgtatgttgatgatattcttgtcACAGGGATCAGTGCCTCTTTTATCTCTGATCTCTTGGGCAAGCTTTCAAtagaattctctatcaaggattTGAGCAATCTTCAATTCTTTCTTGGCATCGAAGCTCTGCCTCATTCCAAGGGTATAGTTCTGTCTCAGTCTCATTACATTTCAGATCTTCTAACATGGGCAACCATGGTTGATTGCAAGACAATATAGACCCCTATTTCCACCATCTCAAAGCCATCTGCGCAAGGGAGTGCTCTGATGGCTGATGCAACTAAGTATCAATCTCTTGTTGGCGCCCTTTGGTACATCACCTTGACATGGCCTGATGTCTCCTTCTCTGTGAACAAAGCCTGTCAATCTATGCATGCCCCAACTAAGGACGATTGGTCCCTGGTCAAGCGCATCCTGCGCTATCTCAAGCTTATTCGCACGCATGGTCTTCTCTTGGAATGGTCCTCTGATGTGACTCTTCAAGTCTACTCTAATGCATATTAGGCTAGTAGCAACACTACAGACGTTCTACTGATGGTATACGATCTATTTAGGCCCTAACTTGATATCATGGAACTCCAACAAGTAGAAAACCGTGGCACGCTCCTCCACTGAGGCTGAGTATAAAGCCTTAGTTGAAGCCTCTGCTAAACTGATCTGgcttgaagctcttttcaagGAACATGGCTTTCCGTTGCGTGGTCCTCCAGTTCTCTGGTGTGACAATATCGGGGCTACCTATCTCTCTGCAAACCGGGTTTTTCATGCCTGTACCAAACATATGGAAATTGATTTCGATTTTGTTCTCGAACGAGTCGCCAATCGTCTGCTTTCGGTTCAATTCATCTCTACCAATGACCAGCTAGCCGATATATTCACCAAAAGGCTGCCCACAGCTTGGTTTTAGTTCATGCAGGACAATTTGAAGATTCAACCCTTTGactctccaacttgagggggtgtattagTGAATATCGAGTTATCCCATTCTGGGTAAGTCAAtattctactctctctctcttgaaaagTCTATATCACATGTGCCATTCATGGAAACTCTATATTGTGTATGAGTCATTCTAAGTTACATACCATTAGCCAATTAGGGCTACAACCTCTTGTAGATAAAACATCATTATCAATGAAATTCTCAATACGATTCACAGCCAAACACTGTGTTAGCACTCCCTAGCATCCCTACATTCGATGAAATCAGATCAGTTGCATTTTCTATGGGTGCCTTTAAAGCCCTTGGGCCGGATACTTTCCAGGCTGTCTTTTACCAATTTATTTGAGATTTGTTGCtcatgaaatttttaattttgtcCAATCTTTCTTCTTGGATTTGTTCTTCCTCCTGGTGTCAATCATACTCTGATATGCCTCTTCCCAAAGTGTGAAAAAGCATCTTTGGTTGGTGAATTTCGATTGATTAGCCTATGCAATGTATCATATAAATTCATTACAAAAATTATGGCTAATAGATTGAAACATGTCCTCTCATAAATTCATTTATCCTTGTTAAGCTTCTTTTGTTCCGAGAAGACAAATTTGTGATAATATTATTATTGCCCAAGAAAATTTTCACTCTcttagaaggaaaaaaggtaagGTTGTTTATGTTGCGCTTAAATTGGATATGGCAAAGACAAATGACACACTTGAATGGGGATATTTAAAGGCAGTTTTTGATTTTCTAGGGTTCAGAAAGAAACGGGGTGATCTTGTTTGTAAACTTGTGTGCTcgtcttcttttcccatttagATCCATGGTTCCTCTTTTAATCATTTTGAACCTTCTCGAGGATTCAGACAAGGTTACCCTTTGAGCCCCTTTCTTTTTATTGTGGCCATGGAGGGACTTTCTCGTCTTCTTAATGTTTATAGGGATATGGACCACTTTCTAGGGGACATGGACTGCTTTCGAGGAATCAAAGTTTCTCGTTATGCACTTGAGATTTTCCaccacttttatttttatttatttattttttatttatattttattttacagaATCAGTGGAAAGGAAGGCAATCCATTGAAAACCTCCTTTGGGGGATTTAGCTAAACTTATAGTTGATTGCTATTCTTGAGGAAATCCAGAGAAATCAGGTTTTGGAGTTGTTTTATTAGACTTTAAGATggtaccattttgggtttttctttttgcccAATAGAAATAGGTGACTGTGCAAGAGCAGAATTAGTGACTGAGGTATAGTTGAAGGAGATTCAACAAATGACACTGGATTGATCAGAAATACGAGGAACCTTCATACTATACTCAGCTTATAACATTCACTGCAGTGGCAGTACTGGGTTGATCCAGAGTCTCATTTTTAATGGATCCAAAGCAAATTCTGTACTAAGTTGACTTTGTTCTTAGTAGATACAGTCATAAACATCCAATCAGTGAACTTTTTCCTCGGCAACAACCACACTTGATCCTGGtaaaaattgaaggaaaaaaacaaaaagatttgGGATTTATCAAAGAATTCAAGTCCTCAGCTTTTTCGTGGTGATCAAATCTCGGTTGTTCTTGAGAAACATAAACTAGATAAGGAAATTCATTTCCTTCAACATCTCGTTCGAGCACCATTTTTTCCAAGAAATACCTGTTACACAAGTCATATATTAGAGAAATAATGGaacctatatttttttttttctgctaaagTTTAGCAAAAGCTTCTATTAATAATAGATTAGGATGTacaaaagattaaaatttatgCATACCTAGGcgggaaaaaaaatacataattcaTTTAAGACTCCACTTTTGACATGACCATCAACAAAGCTCAAGacaaacaaagaaaactcaGATAACTCATGTACCTTTGGCATAGCCATCAGCTGAATCATGGGTTATCTCATGGATGATGTAGTTTTCCAACTGTCAAAGACAACAAATGGATAATCAACCTTCAAATAATTACAAATATAAACAGAACTGATACTAATCTCAGCTATTTTAATTAGAATTTTCTCGTCCTTAAATGTAGTTTAGTTTCAAGAAATAGGTTGCATAAGCAAGAATTTTAAAGATGCCACAATATGTGTGTATATGCATTACAAGGACATAAACctatttgttaagtttgtctcgaattcttgacccgttttgaagattgacccgatccgacatactttggtggcgacccgaatgggaaattttctgagatctgtgatggaagcagagggcttgggccgatagcccatcattgatctcgtctcgtatgggggtgcgggggctacgcccccgcggtatggttcgaccggatcgaccgcgacccgatgggtcgaaccgctatttggagtatatatatataatgtactgttgcttgttgagagtcattgtattctagggttttcacgaagctagggtttcagggcgagttcttcctcgccgctgctagggtgtaatccttcttctgtatagtgaatcatcttcttcttcgcctgaggatgtagcacaccaccctggtgtgtgaacctcgttaaatctctgtgtcgtacagatctattgtctttctttattcgtgtttcttggtgtttgatctaacacttTCTCTGGTCAATGGCATTATTTGGTGCATGGTCCTTTTGGCAATAGAGTCTATACTTTCGTGAAGGCTGACTACTAATGAGTGCCCATTGCAACTGGTCAAAGGCTGGCTACCGAgcgaaggggggggggagacagttccatgtagGTGTCTAAGACAGTTGTTACCTCTTCAACTCCTCTCTACCGAGCAATGATTCCACCTTCCAAGCTGGTTCCTaatcaacaggaaaaaatgaagaagtaggGCGGTCATAGATCAGGGCTTCCCAACACCATCAAGAAAAACAACTCCACGCCTGTAGTTGCTCGATACCAGGGGTAGTTTGTTCAGAATAAGAGGGATTCGGCTTGCCAATCGGGGAGTGCTGGAAAACATCAACCCTTTCTGCAAAAGCCGTCCTACAGGCTGTGCAAAATTTCATTTGCCTTCTATTAattaaaagggagaaagaatgttaTCCACTGGTGCAAGCACATGTTAGTGTTGTCGGCCAATGGGAGGATGTCCAATAGCATCTTCAGTGCAGAGCAGCACGAATCTTTTTGCACCTGCGCCAACCCTAGTTGTTAAATTCACCGAATAATTCATGAATTATTCTGCCGAGAATAATtccaaattttttgaaaaattctgaccgaatccgaataaaaaagtagaaataaaaaaattcacgGTTTTTATACTTAGCTTAAAAAACGTGAAAAATTCGGACGAACCGACTTATAACCGAATAATTCGTAAGTCGCCGACTGAATAATTCCTTTGGATGGCCATAATTCCTTGGTGGTACCAAAAAGATCAGTTTCGCCTAAAAGAAGGAAGGGTACGAGATTTACAgagaacagaggaagaagagggttcAGATTGCAGACGAGGTGAGACTagagagggaagaggaagaggaagaggaagaggaagaggaggattgaggagaaagagaaaactggATCAGgaatttttaaggaaaagaaaacggTAGTAGCGCAGCCCATGTGCCATCATTTAAAGACCGCCTCCCCTACtccattttgttctttttctctgaTCCTTTccctcccttctctttcctttccacTTCcgtcctttctctctcctccctcgcCGACGATTATATCCATATCCATCTATCCgatgctttctctctctttcttctctcttcccttcgtTCTATTACTTATTTTACAATCAAACCCTCCTTCCTTCCGTCCTATATTCCCCACCATCTTTCAGTCTTTCCCACCTTAACAGATAAGCGACATATGGCGTCCAAGTCCAACACAGTGCCATGTGGGACCTCTCGCTATCGCCCCTACTTTTTTAACACcgattttgaagtttgaacgGTAGATCGAGAGCCTTGGGAAGATGGAGAGGCAATAAAAGATACAACCCcgactttttttttatcttttcaggAATGTCAATTGGTCGGGTATGTGTCGCTGGGTACTGACCATTTTAGGTCCATATTGAAGCCCATCCATTAAAATACATAATTTTACTCCAGTAAGCCATGATTACTGatataataaattataaaaataatatccgaaatttttacttgatttttatttttataaatgaataattctcgaatcggaatcaaatctgatttttattttgtccgttTTTTTGACCAAACTCGTAAATTAACCAACTGAGTTATTCCAAATAATTATCCATCCGAataatttttgaatttgaatttactAAATATGGTGTCGACCGGTcagattctttctcccttattaAAATTAGCTCGGGTTGAGTTAGCTTGGCTTCATCTTAATAATATGAATCTAAACCATGTTAAGGCTATTCTATGATACTTTATAATTATTACTTGGGTGCGAGAATCTTTCCAGTCTGGCATAGGATACTCTAGATGCCAAGGTTACTGGGAGGATGTGCaaaagcatcttcaacgcacaAAGAGGGGAGACAGTACAATCTTTTCACATCTAGCTTAGTTTGGGTGTTTCCTATGCCATACTAAttgggttctttttcccatatcatTTTTCCTTACGATGTTTCTTATCGGGTATTCATAGGCCAACGCCATGTGATGTTTTGATAAACATCTTTATTTCTGTACTTCAACTCTTGCGACAATGGAGAATTCTCACTTAAGCCGACAAAGTTTGATTTCTATTGGTTTATTGAGCTAGATTCGGTTTTCATAATGGGAATCCAGTTTGCCACTTGTACTAATCTCGGTCACAAGACTTTATATAGAATTAAGGTTCATTTTGGATAATGAGAGTCCAAATAGTTTGGAATTCATTAGTATTCTCATTAGATTTGTTTTAACTGATTAGAAGTTTTGCTAAGACATAAATATTcttcataagaaaaaataatatgttCAACATAAATACTGTTTGACTATATGTTTGATACCGATATGCATCTAATTAAGGTATATATATTAAATGAGTATAACAAAACGGTAGACATATAGAATTGACGATTAATTTAGTATTTTCCCTTTGGTTTACCTTTGGGCCTGGACTGTAAAATCAAGCAAGTTTGAGAGGTTCAtcgttaaccaaaaaaaaaaaatttgataataaCATGAAAAATTCTTACCTCGAGGCTTATAAATCCTAGGAGATAGATCATACCAACTCAACTTTGTGAATGATCTAAGGGTATTATTTGTTGACTGATGTGGCCAACATTGCCACATCAGCAGTTGTTTGTTGCTAGTGATGGTTATCAAAACCACTATGTAACCTCCCTCGATGGTAAGGATGTTACAGTAGCTTGTTTCAAAATTCGGGTTCTGGCTTTAGATTGACAAGCCAGAAGACAACCTCTGCTTTTGGTCATCACTAGATATACTTAGAACCTCGCCCCAAAAGTTTGGAACAAAAGTTGATCAAAGGCATGTCAGGAGGAATGATGGGACCTAATGGAGGTAAGTTCATCTCCATTGAAATTTCAGTTTATGGATTTTTTACATTAATGATTCCTAATGGTGTTTATTGTTGCtgtacatatggtccatcaccatccAAATGGAGACACAGGAAAGGCAtgaaaggaaagaaacaaagaacttgaaagagaattgaagaagagctCAAAGAGGGAAGAAAAGCTAAGGGATGAACTCCAAAGGACTTTGTACAGACTTAGAATTGCGGAAGACGCAGAGGAACGCCATTCCTTTCAGCTTGGCGAATTCGAAGCAGAAGCTCTTGAAATTGTACATGCCTATTGTACACAGATCAGATCTTTGAAGGAACAGCTCTCCCAAGCTCACTATCTTCTTCAAACAACCAACCACAACTCCAAGATCATTCCAGGGGAGGCCTTTAAAGCTTAACAGTCACCACACTTGTTCTTCATCTTTACCTTTTGATATGGCTATCTGCATTTTGGTTCTTGAGACAATATATTGGCTTGGCCcctatttcaattttcaagcAGAAGTGTAACAAATGCCAGCCTACCTAGATTTGACCAAAGTCTCAAGAAACCAATCTATCTGATCTtggatcatatatatatatatatatatatatatcctaatAAGGTCTTTACCACACCAATTTTCAGTTGACTTTGTTCTATATAGGATCTCCAAACCGTTCAATCTAAATAAGGATTGcaataaaaccaaggaaaaaagaaccctACCAAGCCAGTGTTCCCCGTGCCCAGATCCAGCTGCCCCAGCCACagcttagggcccgtttgataacgcttctgccgtttctgtttcaagaaacggcagaaacagaaattgttgtttctggaaacagaaataggtaagaagggtgtttgataattcttgtttctggaaacagaaacgggtaagaaggtgtttgataaattctatttctgggaacatttctgacagaatatgatgtttataagaaattttaatgaaaataattccaCTTTTGTTACGTTCTTCAGAAACTCATGACCCTTCATTTTAATCAGACATACAACTATCAATTTCCTTATCTCGAACTTACATCATAATTTTACGAAACAAGAAATGTCAACCAATAATAGTAGATTAAAATGCAAATATTCCGGGTATGCCATATTTCTTACAAGTTCCCAATAGTTGGTCATTACCCTCTAACTACCATCTTTATTTATGTCTATGTTATTAATGGCCTCCAGGATATTGGTATATATCCTTCGCTTTTCCTCAGACACATCCATTTCGTTTTTCAGTACTCTAGACTTCTCCTCTTCACctttgattgctctttccaagtaacctttcacaaaatcagaggaaggtgctgatggagaagactgaACTCCAACCATTGAATTGCTTGTTCCACAATCGGAAGACTGGGCACTTGTCAAATTGCTGTCTCCATAAATCCATCGAAAAAAATTGCAACCTCGATCAAGGGGCTGCAATTATTCATCAATTTAGTTGTGAAATGTATTCAGATAATATAGGTCGAATAGTatgttgattaaaaaaaaataataattataccCCATTAGATTTTGGACAACACCAGAAACGACGATTAAAGTTCGTTGCTGTCTTCGCAACGCGTACCTTGCACTGTCCCTCGCCACAATCACATAAGCGAAATTCATCTACCCAcataaaatattcattatgCCTTGGGCATTTGAAGAACGGTCTTCCTCTATTAGGCTCATTTTTTGTTGTGTACTTATCGCACAAATGATTACAGTAGTCACACCTTGCCATTGCGGTGTCAGTCGAAGACATCTGTACAACACAAAGATTACAAGTCATCCCAATGTAAACATTATGAAGCGAACAGAAGTATTTTTACTAACACCCCATACACACAATCGAAGAAAAAATGGTGACCTAATTTTTGTGTATACCTTTTAATACATAATGAATGCATTTAGCAAAAGTTCAGGATCGATTTAATGAAATTGTAGACATTCTTCTTGAAATTGCCAATTGGTTGGATATATTAAGAAGCACTATAGACATTTGTCTCGCAGATAGTCTTTGGGAGACATCAGATGCGGAAGCATGGTACGCAGGAGTATCAGGATTCATTGGGTCATCAATTTGTTGTTCACTTCCAAGCTCATTGAACAACTGATCTTGAATAGCTTGTTCCTTAATGTAATTGTGGATCCCACAACAAGCAACCACGATTCTTGACTGATCTTCAATATCTTACGCATTCATACTTTTTAATatgtggaatctatttttcaatacaCCGAATGTTCTCTCAATAACATTCCGCAGTGACGAATGTCTATGATTGAACAATTCCTTAGTTGTCCTTGGTCCAGGCCTACCTTCACCATAATCTTGCAAGTGATACCGTTGTCCTCGGAATGGCACCAAGTACCCCAGTTGACTGGCGTAGCCCGAGTCAACAAAATAATATTTGCCTTCAAATATTATGGAAACATTTATGGGATTAGATCTATATTCCCTGTCTACTATATGCGGAAAGACAACATAGAAGTTCATAATACATTTTTACCTGATAGGGGATGAGGAAACCCTAAGTTATCATTAGTTCTTACTGCATCCAATACCCTTGCATCATGTGCACTACCCTCCCAACCCGCATACACaaatgtgaatcgcatgtcgaatgaacatgcacacataacattctgTGTGATCATACCCTTTCGATTACGATAACGTGTCTCTTCTGACCTACGTACGATGACACTTATATGGGTGCCATCAAtagcaccaatgcaatcctattttccattgaacaAAAGTTAGTCCATATAATTGTGTAAATTGCATTGATATTTCATTGGAAGGATCGAAATAAATAATCACCATCAGAAGTCTCAGTTACCTTGAAATATGGATAGTACTTTAGATTGTTGGTTATCTCTGGAGGTACCACATCAAAATTTGGTGGCCTGATCGTCTCTAGTGATAAATTTAGCATTGCTTGCAACACCGTGTGGAAGACAACACTAATCGTCTGTCCTGAACGATTGAATCGACGTTGCATTTGTCTATTACTTAAACCTTGACCTACTATCACGAGGAACATCGCTAGCTGCTCATCTACTCGAATGAAACGGCTGTCCACTAGCCAGCCTCTATGTACCATTCGGTCTCGCAAGTTGAGAAATACATGTCTCTCGAGTCTAAACTCTTGGTAACACACGTCAACATGACCTGCAAGAACCTCAGCTACCCTAACAGGTCCTGTGTAACTACTATCATTCAGAGGTTCTCTCATCCTATACATACTGAGTATGTTTTGGAATTGGTGTActataaccatgtcatcatcgtCTTACGATGACCCTGTGATGTCGGTTGGAAATTGATTTGACATCCCTGTATGAATAgacacattcaatatataaagaAATAGAGTCCATAAATGTACCATCTAATAGCATTCTAATCTACTAATAAGCAATAATCCATCCAGAAATTATCATAATTGGCAACTACTTACTTTCCTGTTAATATAGTGAAATTAATATGATCTTATATCCCAAAGCTATAAAGAAACACACAATAAGATAAACATATCAATATTTCACAATCATAAACAGTCATGACCACTACTGTAAATCTGAAGCACAcgcaatcaaaataaaacaaagcaacatGAGTCAGAAACAGAAACATCATCCATAGTATGATAAAAAGACATAAGTGTGTCAGTCAATATGAGgcatataaaatccaaacaaaagatTTCTGTTCATTCATGCTCCCTTCAAACCATTCATTTTAGAAACTGTTACTTTCACTCCTTCAGACCATGTAGCATCCATAACCTCCTGTCAGGTCTCACTTCAATAAAAGACATGCGCCATCCAGGGTCACTGTGTATCTTACGCTGCGCCAACACATATAAATCAGTCGGGATATCCTCCAAACTGTCCAGTAGCTTCTGACAGCTCATCATGTTATATGGTCCATCAACAATAGGGTCAGGTGGCCGGGTAACTGCTGAGGTGGCAGAGGTTGATCCCTTTTCCATCCTCCATCGGACAAAGGTTCTAAAGTCCTCAGCAGAGTTCGTGAGTGTCCGTGTGTGGCTCTTCCTCCTACGATCCGTAGGAGTCCTATCAAGTCGTCACTTTGGAGGAGCTGACCCCTTGGGTGTCCCAGTGCAAGCATCACTGTCATCATTATCAGTGTCATGTaaatcatcatcaa is a window from the Macadamia integrifolia cultivar HAES 741 chromosome 5, SCU_Mint_v3, whole genome shotgun sequence genome containing:
- the LOC122078043 gene encoding uncharacterized protein LOC122078043; this translates as MREPLNDSSYTGPVRVAEVLAGHVDVCYQEFRLERHVFLNLRDRMVHRGWLVDSRFIRVDEQLAMFLVIVGQGLSNRQMQRRFNRSGQTISVVFHTVLQAMLNLSLETIRPPNFDVVPPEITNNLKYYPYFKDCIGAIDGTHISVIVRRSEETRYRNRKGMITQNVMCACSFDMRFTFVYAGWEGSAHDARVLDAVRTNDNLGFPHPLSGKYYFVDSGYASQLGYLVPFRGQRYHLQDYGEDIEDQSRIVVACCGIHNYIKEQAIQDQLFNELGSEQQIDDPMNPDTPAYHASASDVSQRLSARQMSIMSSTDTAMARCDYCNHLCDKYTTKNEPNRGRPFFKCPRHNEYFMWVDEFRLCDCGEGQCKIVSLGELFLQRSDLCTIGMYNFKSFCFEFAKLKGMAFLCVFRNSKSVQSPLEFIP